The Aphidius gifuensis isolate YNYX2018 linkage group LG2, ASM1490517v1, whole genome shotgun sequence DNA window GTCCTTAACGACAACTGATTTGTCTTAGCTTTTCGGGGTGTATTTATACTCGTATTTTCTCAGAGTAGGAGATAAAAGGGCTGGTCCCAAATGTGCCGCTATCAGAGGGTATTGCGTTGGTCTATCGTGGATGTAATCTAATCTGTTACGTCTGGTTCCAAGAAAgtcgtaaaatttttatgtatccGGTAAAATAGTTTAAGAAAAGTCCCTTTAGTttgaatatcattttattactttttaagtGCATTCAACTGCGTAGTTTTGGGtcttattaaatatttgtattttagttTCTTGAATTTTGATGAAATCTAATATCTCGTGGAAAAAGAAACGTCTTGTGTCgttattttagtttataatttatgttttctttttctttatattttacgGATTTATAACGTCAACTAGGatataacaaaatattgaaaaaaattcaaacgaaattcataaaaaatggCGTCACACATGAGATCAAAACAATGAAGAGATGTTACTTTCCGACTTTTCGAAATTATGATCCATCCGGAACCACGTACTAGTATTAGTAGTGTACCTAATAGAGTTCTAGACCAGAGGGAGGTCGAAAAAAGATAGATCGGCGAGGGGACAGGGGACTGCAACTCGGTCGGTAAAACAGagatggtaaaaaattttatgtgtcACTTTAACGTGAGATTTCCCAGTAGTTGATAAtgcagagatggtaaagaaatttttcattcttacCCTGGGTCGGTAATACAGATTTGACcgggaaaattatattttgtcattttaaaatgcaATTTCTCATGTTCCCATGTAGTATGTGTTATGTTCCTATGTTCCCGTGTgttatgttcccatgttcccatgttcccatgTAGTATGTGTGATGTTCCCATGTAGTATGTGTTATGTTCCCATGTGTTATGATCCCATGTCTTATGTCCCATATCTTATGTTCCCATGCCgctgaaaaatgtaaaaaagtcATAAgggtaacaaaaaataaatgaattatttaatttttttatattgatcaattttattaattattatctactagttaaatataattctctctcagcattaaaaaaaatagaaattccttattatattttttcctttttatatattattcttctatggcaacatcattattttgtgTACTTGAAACTTCGTTAGTTTCAGTATCAGATTCTTGATTTACATCCATCTCTTGATCTGACTCATACGTAACACTGCAAAGTtctacaacaaaaattaaaaaatataaattagcaTTCATATTACTacctttttcattataataaagaaatatttactCACCAACAGTTATAGTTGTACCATATCGATCATCTGGtatcaatgaatattttgctagaaaaaatttatatattgacataaatattataaaaaaatatatcagaaaAAATCACACAAATTATTACCTCCAAGTGATGGGAATATTATGAGATGGTCCAACTCATCTATAGCCAAGTCAGACTCATCTTCCAATACTGTACTATTATCATTTGCCTCGTTAGCAGGAATATTGTCTGAAagcatgaatttattattatcagtggTACTTAGAatcttaatttttacaaataaaaaataaaatacatacaaacTCTAAATCGTGGTCTTGCatctaaatcatcatcatcatacatTTGAAAACCGCTTAGTCTTGGAAACATAGTGCTAGCTATTAAACCTTTGAGAATAGCTTcgatatgatattttatctaataaatgaataaattattgaattatatttgtaaaatatttataaataaaatactaaccAATACTAAATTTCGGTGGCGCAATACCGGTGGAAAAGGGCGATCCATGCGTTGTGCATATCGCCAATTCATTTCCGTTCCACATAATCTGCGAAGACTGTCTCGATGAGGAGCCAACtttgttaaacaaatttattaaaaatttattataatactcatgtctttattgaaaaaattaatataatatttaaaaaaatatttaccagagTTTCCAACGAGTCCATATCCATTTTTGATTAGCACTTTTAATTcacacaaaattaaaaaaataaagcagcTTCTTACTTGAATAACAATCCCGAACAAAGTGACATAAATCATCCCggtaaattgtataaaaagacaaaaaatgcAAGATAATTAGAAAAGTAGAGATATCCATATTTCTTTCCGAttcaatatatgtataattctTTTAtgctatacatatatatgtctCATAAAAGACAAACAATTTACATGGAGAACGAACATCGAAACATGATCTGTTGACGGCCGGCAGGCACGCGCGGTCTTCCAGATGCATTGTCTCAATTATACAtcgagatttattttttcatttctctcttttatattttgaatataaaattcatttttttccttactatgcacatttttatttctctcttcttctattttaaatataaaataattgaatgttttttttttttttcatcttcctGTTCTTTGACCTTCTGACAATATTATTGCTTTCTTTTCCATTTATTAGCTGCATTGTCTTAATCATGTATCGAGATTCATTATTTGCTTACTTTGcacattattatttctctctttttttattttaaatataaaataatagaataattttttccactttctttttcttcaaacaatatataaatatatttattgaattcatTCTTTGTCAATCTTGTGTCATCAGTCAGTGGTCAGTTGATCTTGAGACAACTACTTCCTcctgattattaaaatattatatatttaaaaatgtattctaTCGAAAGGTGTGAGAAGCTTGTTAACATTTTAAGTGCGGGTTATTCATCTGCAAATACTATTGAGAAAATTGATCGATGGATCAAATGGggtaatgtaaatataaaattactgaataaatttttaaaaaattcagctgATTCTGTAGgttcaaaaaaaagaatccaATTAGTCGTAGTTAGACTCacaacaataattgaaaaattacaagtgaaaagaaaaaagacaTTACATCATGGTGCTGGTATGAGTACTCATCATGATGAACCGGCATTGCATGACAAAGTAAAATggaatgatttgaaaaatattttcaagggAAATATAATAACTGGAAGTGTAACAAATCTTTATCATATAgggattgaaaattttttgagagATGCTCAAACTGTTGTCAGCAAAAAACTAAaagcttttttgaaaaaaaaaattaatctcaagATCAATTCATGTTTGCATTGTGAATATGAGGTTTTGAAAGATGACCAAGAAGTCAGAGAAATTAAGTCATTTAATACGAAAAATGCTGTTATACTACCAACAACAAACCTCGATGAATggtttgatgaatatttttatgatcctatattgaagaaaatagaGGAATTTAATCTTGGTATTTCTGGTTGGAGTTTGAAAAGAATTCAGAGTATTATCTTCACTGTATGCAAATATCAACCATTGCGTGGTGGTGATTCTACGTTTGTTGAAATGCCTGatgacatcaaaaaaaaaagagcagttttgaatatagaaaatagagataatttttgttttttgtggtGTGTAACTGCAGCTTTGCATCCTGCACAAATACATACGAATCGTGTGGcatcatatatacattttagtacAATATTATCATATGATGGAATATCTTTTCCAATGAAGCTGCGAGACAtaccaaaatttgaaaaactcaacaatttgaaaataaatgtttacgcaattgtttcaaataatccgaaaaaaagtattattgctCCTATATTTTTGAGTGATAATATTTGTGACAGTCAAACGATTCATCTGTTGGCAGTCGATAAAAacgaaaatgataaaaaaaaaaagttaccaaTACTAATGAcagtatttttgatgatgaatgttTTTCGGCtgacgacgatgatgatgatgatgatgatgacaataaaatGGAAGTTGATGAcgaatatgaaaattatgttcaaaagcagaaaaaaggaaaaaaaaatttccattttgcattaattaaaaacttatcACGCTTGGTAGGCTCACAAGCCAGACAAGGTAATGGTCGTTTATACATATGTGACAGATGTCTAAATCATTTCTCGTCAGAGctttatttgtaaaaacatTTGGCTGACTGTTGTCAAATTAATCATGCACGGATGATTATGCCAAGAAAAGATGCCAATAtactgaaatttaaaaatcatcgatACAGAGAACTTGTACCTTTTGTCGTCTATGCTGATTTGGAGTGTATTTTAAAAACGATTGATAATACTGACTCTAAAGAACATATTCCACATAGTGCTGCGTACTATGTTAAATGTACCTATGATAATACATTATCATTCTACAGAATGAATCGTAGTGAAAACTGTATTGAATGGTTTATTGGagaattggaaaaattagCTCACCAGGTCAATGATGTACTTCTAAATCCAATACCAATGGAAAAATTGACTGTGCAACAGGAGCACGAATTTTAAGATGCCACAATTTGTCATATATGTGAGGAGATTTTCCTGGAGAAAGACGTAAAGCACCATGATCACGATCATTTCAGCCGATCATATCGAGGTCCAGCTCATGCTAGATGTAATATTAACTATACAAAGTCTCACAACGTACCTGTAGTCATGCACAATTTATCAGGATACGactcacattttttaatacaagaaCTTTGCAAGGCATTCGATGGTCGCATACATATACtaccaataaataaagaaaaatacatttcattcacaaaaaaaGTGGATAATACTGTTGTAAGTTTAAGATTCATCGACTCATTTAGATTTATGTCTAGTAGTATTGATAGATTATCATCTGATTTGAGcaatgatcaaaaaattataacacgtAGTGCATGCAATAGTGAATACTTTGATTTATTGTGTAGAAAAGGAGTATTTCCCTATGAATATATTGACTCATGGGAAAAATTAGCCGAAACAACTCTACcaccaaaaaaagaatttttctcaaaattaaataatgctaACATCTCAGATGCAGACTATGAACATGCCAAAAATATTtgggaaaaatttcaaataaatacattaggtgaatattctgatttatatttgaaaactgATGTGCTGTTGTTggctgatatttttgaaaattttcgtttGAGCTGTTTATCAACATACAGTCTAGATGCACTTCATTATTTTACTGCACCAGGTCTAGCATTTGATGCAAAGTTAAAGTATACAGGTGTGGAACTTGAACTTTTGACAGACCTAGCAATGCATCTTTTTATTGAGAAAGGGATTCGAGGTGGTGTTGCACAATGTATGAACCGATACGCAAAAGCCAACAACCGATATATGGGTGAAAAATACAAtccagaagaagaagaatcatacatcatgtattttgatgtaaataatttatatggtgCTGGCATGAGTCAATATTTGCCTTATGGAGGTTTCCAATGGGaagacaatttaaatattgatgtgACAAATATATCAGATGAAGCTGATATTGGATATATCTTAGAGGTTGACTTGGATTAtccaaaatatttacatgaatGGCATAAAGATTTACCGTTGTGTCCAGAGCAATTCACAGCACCAAATTCAACgcaatcaaaattaatgacaacattatatccgaaaaaaaattatgtcatacattatagaaatttaaaactatatttggGTCTTGGCATGAAGTTGAACAAAATTCAttgagtattaaaatttaaacaaagctCATGGTTGAAGAAATATATTGATCTTAATACTGGTATGCGTCAGCAAGCAACCACTGGttttggtaaaaattttttcaaattaatgaaCAGTTTGTATGGTAAAACGATGCAAAAtgtaagaaaagaaaaagatgttaaaATAGTGACAAAATGGGAAGGTCGCTATGGAGCTAGATCATTGATAGCGAAACCAAATTTTCACAGCTCCTCAATTTACAAAGATGACATCGCAATTATTGAAATGTCAcgagtgaaaataattttcaataagcCAATTTATTCTGGATTTACAATATTggatatttcaaaaatctggatctatgatttttactacaattatatcaaaaaaaaattcaatcacaaTGATGTCAAAGCACTTTATATGGATACAGATTCACTCATTTTAAGTTTCAAAGTTCCTGATATTTATGAGAAAATGAAGGAAAATTTGGAAAGATTTGACACATCAGATTATCcaccaaataatatttatgatatgccaaaagtcaacaaaaaagttattggtcTTATGAAAGACGAAAATAATGGCAAAATTATGACTGAGTTTGCTGGCTTGAGAGCCAAATTATATAGTTATAAAGTCATGaacattgatgatgataaaatttacaaaaaagccAAAAGTGTTAATGGTTCAGTTTTAAAAgacataaattttgataattatatggCGTGTCTTTTTGATCATCAgatactcaaaaaaaatcaacatttaatcagaaaatttaaataagtaaTTTTGTGCGAAGATTAATAGAATGATATGAAATGAGCTATATCTATTATGGGAGATAAGTATGGTGTAATGCATATGTGTCTTATACAGAAACTTTGACTAGCCGATACAATATGATAAACTAAACGGGACACGTACCGTCGGATTGCGCGACTCCCGCGTGAGTAGGGAAACAGGGCCGGTTCTATATCATCCATTAATTAATCATcccttaattaaaatttgtaaaaaaaaaaaataaaatgaaaaaaaaaataaataaagggtAGTTTTTAGAGGGTAGTTGGGGGTGTAGATAAGATTTTGAGGATTGAGGGATGTGTGTGTAGTTGAGATTGGGGGGATGAGGGTTGAGAGTATGGAGATTAAAAATGGGGGGACGGGAGTCGGGAGACGGGAGACGGGGACCGGATGTGTGtcgttattaataatttttaattaaatgttttgtttatgtatatataataaaattaaattattgtttatacatttgaaaacattatttaaataaagtttatggttgggcaataaaaattaagaataaacaaaaaaaaaaatagaattatttttaatttcaaataaagaaaaaaaccactTCTATGAGATGACGAAATAGATGACCTCACATAAAAGTTAACCTGAAAAGTATCAGATTACATATACGCACATGCACTTTAGTGACACAGCGtctatacatttatttttttaaaaaccaataaattttattttcatctaatAAAGGAATTGACTGAGAgacttgtatttaaatattttttcgttgaaGCATGACGTGATTTACACTCTTGAGGCgactattaaaattttattacttttgtttaaatatatacaaacgcATTAGATTCTAATACATGCTCTATATGGGTTATTCTTCTTCTCTATATgtttttttcctctttctcaaattttaatgatgttaTATCTTTATCTTTGTTATtccattgaaataaaaaaatatatttttttattttgaaaatcagTTTTTTCACTAAGGGTttcaagaatattttatttaagacACCCTCAGTTTGTTTTAAACGGTTAGTCTGTGACAGTcgaagcaaaaaaatttaaaaaaatggttCAGCTAATAAGTGAAATACGGAAATTACAGAGAGAAGTAAGTATGACTAGTTTTGTTTGTGTGCTGTgcaatagaaatttttgttcGTCGTCTTTCAAGTGAttccaatttttaatatttttatttcagagtctggaaatattgaatataataacagCAATACAAAAACCTGGTTATTCGAAATCATTGATAGTGACaatcaagtaattttattgcacatcaatagaaaaaaaattgacgataAAGTGAgtataatgtttataaattttttctttgatacgTTCTTTAAAActcaatgatatttaattctcgaaattatttttctagctTGATGAAATACATAATCAAGAAACAAAACAAATGATGCTGTTAGCTTGtgaagtgataaaaataataaaaaatgatgagtTGAAGTATGAATTTTATGAGGATATTGCAGAAAATGTAAAGATGATAGAGACTGAAGTaagttattgttaataatttcgatacgtttaaaaacaatatgtataaatttttatttataaatatttttattttattccagcATAAAAGACTGAGAATGAATTTTGATTGTATCAACAGAGTTGTTGAAAACTTTAGAAACAACAGAATATTCGACTTTTCCAGAGAAAGTTTCAATAAAGCTGTAAGTATCATGAtcacgtaaaaaaatatacataattattttcaataataaattttttaattttttgaataataatttttttaattttttcagatacaattttatctcaaaaaatatgaagTAAATAAACGACTTTCTATTGCATTGAGGAAAACACTGAAAATAAAGGAAGAGCTGCGTTCAATTAAAAGACAATCAGAAATGGTAGACGAACAAAAAAGAAAGCAGAAAATCCTAAAAcgaaaaattgatgaagacAAAAATGATTCCCAACAAGAGATTAATAGTCCAAGtgagtttgaaaataaataaaatataatctattggtattgtcttttttattaaatgtaaatcaTATGACTTCTTTGTTTCAGGAAAATCTCAACGTATGAAGAGTGCACCCTTATGGTTGATTGATTTCGTTTGTGTTAaaaagtgatgatgatgtgtataaatttttcgaaattttttacttaataattatgtgtgttttattcaaatcaaaaagtggaaaataaaaatagaaaaaaaacagaaattcttttgagtattattttatttatttcaatacttttttaaaaacttacataaattgttaaaaatatttttttccaagttacATGTATTGGattttataatcataatatcattttttcaacataagtGAATTTACATTCATTTAATCCTCCTGTGTATGTGAAACGAACCCGTCCTTCTTTAATGCATTTGTTGAAAGATTCATACTCAACAGGATTTGCtataaaacaatcaacaatTCTCTTCGGCAAGAAAAATTCGGTGTCATTTCCAACTCTAGCAATTATGCTTGGTCCATACTTGATCACAACGTTTCGTAAATTGGTGAGTGgatgttctttatttaattcaagatCTCTTATTTTGATCAAAGTTGATTGACTTTTTCCTGCTGCGGCACTTGCAATTTGGTTTAATGAAGCGAAACGATCCATtttctgttgaaaaaaaaattcacatataattataaaagtcaaatcagattttttaaaaaaaatcaagtagaaaattattagagaaatattttaaataacatataattaccttcagttgaattttaaagtgatattaattgtttaaagttGATTTGATGACTGAtgctaagttaaaaaaattagagcttTTTATACTCAATTATAGGCATAGTTGTGGCAGTAGAAGGGTAAAGGGGAAGaaatttttagttataattgtttataaaattttatttctttctgagaaataaatttttataataaatccaattttttttctcaggtCATAAATCTAATTtgtgttgtttatttaaaaaaataaaatatgtcaccaataaatatacaaagctataattttttatttttgaatatatatttatgaagtaACCCATTATATCGTATGAACTAAACAAAaaagctataaaaaataatataataacaattattattaataaataaaaaaataaatccgaGTAAAGTATCAGAGCAACATAAAAACATAGTAGATCTTTTTTGGGTCCGTTCGGTGACACCCCTACACTAGCCAGAGGGCCCGCCCTATTGGGGGTACCCCTAGACTGCTCATAGAACCGCCCCCGGCATGGCTCCTTAGACTATAGAGTAACTGCCCCCGCATAGAACATCCCTCTGTAGTATACGCAACCATTTTGCCGGCGGGTAcgacctttttttatttctagtttcctaatagaaataataattttatcagtgtttttttcataaattgtttatttttttccggTTAATGACTCATgcaataaaagtttttataatatttaaatccaTATATTGATGTGAACACTTTACTTTTCcgttaaaaatcataaattaagttgtttatttaaaaaaatttaaaaaagtcacAATCATATACGaaagctataattttttatttttttcaaatataagtctaaactgatttattattatatatactaaataaGCCATTAAATGacccattaaaaattatattataataaaattgaaaatataaaaaaatctaagtCACCAACTCTctgtttatcataaattaaaaaataaaaataattttaaccgTTTACTCTTTGTTTACAAAATGCTATGCGTCATTTTAAGTGTCATAAAAGacgaaaaatattgttttcatAGTTCATTGACACAAACTTTTTCTGAgggtaaaaattcataataatataattgtaggaacgtatatttatataggCCATTAGTCAGAAATCGTTTGAGTGTTAAACATCGTccgggaaaaaaaatataagttccAAAAATGGATTTAGATaagtgtaaaaaattaattaaaattatggaaaaagCTTGTAGAGTAATTAAAACTCATAACGAAATCGAAGAATGGATtaaattcggaaaaaaaatattaaatcataaaaaaagttattgaaagTCTGGACTTTGTCTCATggtcaaaaaattcaaattcaaacGACAATAATACAATTGCAATCAAtacttgaacaaataaaagataaaaaaaaagctggcATGGGTATTGGTAGagataatagaaaattaaaagatagaGTAAAATGGATTGATGTAGAGTCGATATTTCAAGGACGTATGCGAACAGGGGTTGTTATTAATTTGCAGCATATAGACTTACGATATTTTCTAcaagattcaaaaaaaatgactaccattcgcattaaaaatattttaaaaaaaggaaataatttaaaagttaatggTATTTTGTCATGTAAATTTCaagttatgaaaaataatgagattGTTGAGGAaacgaaatattttaatacaaaaaatgacattattttaccaacaaCTGATTTAAACAACtggtttgatgaaaaaatgacAGATAAACTTCTTGTCAAGGTTGAAGAATTTCAAGAAAGGGATTCAGGCTGGACTATGAAagagataattaatttaagcataaatattaatttgtatgaACCAATTAGAGGGggttatacatatattgaaaTGCctcagtttattaaaaataaacgagctgttgtaaatatacaaaattatgacGAATATTGCTTTTTATGGTCAGTAACAGCGGCATTACATCCAGCTAAATCAAATTGTAACCGTGTGAGCTCATATCCAgactttaaaacaatattaaaatatgaagGCATTCGGTTTCCTATCGCCTTAAAAGATGTgccaaaatttgaaaaaatgaataagttatcaataaatatttatggaatagaatgtgagaaaaaaaatgaaatagttCCAATATATTTGAGTCAATTTAAATCAGACAAAAGtacaattcatttattaattttaaatcaagaaactttcaataaaaaaaaatcaaatgacaaCAGTAATATCAGTTTTGCTGATGAttgtgttgatgataataatggtgatgacgatgatgatgatgatgatgatgaaagaaCGCCAAcagtttttcattttgcttgGATTCGTAATTTATCGAGATTAATTAGTTcacaaatatcaaaaaatgaacATGAATTATGGTTATGTGACCGATGTTTATG harbors:
- the LOC122849141 gene encoding uncharacterized protein LOC122849141, which translates into the protein MDMDSLETLLAPHRDSLRRLCGTEMNWRYAQRMDRPFPPVLRHRNLVLIKYHIEAILKGLIASTMFPRLSGFQMYDDDDLDARPRFRVYNIPANEANDNSTVLEDESDLAIDELDHLIIFPSLGAKYSLIPDDRYGTTITVELCSVTYESDQEMDVNQESDTETNEVSSTQNNDVAIEE